In a single window of the Biomphalaria glabrata chromosome 5, xgBioGlab47.1, whole genome shotgun sequence genome:
- the LOC106058256 gene encoding uncharacterized protein LOC106058256 produces MPAIGNVTCLNGTAGGTPSNEKDDLNALLYIVVTLLFYSMGIIIGIITYLKREQAEMEEDKMFEMYLQLKREPFNLHKKERVQQMAIYLKQLEERREARERVENWRTADNQQQHHPSCRLHSSFLAGSEGLAGHAFGPPRVNDAEWAETGGGPALLCSLSLGVCEPLLTPETIKRVAFPDVPSTDMDTKDIGYFHQTQLRCQCGAIKSAFKGSSPVKLSSAIKKTAISAQMVCPNQCTDKVDICTRQLFKNLDNSVTSRDFCDVTQVDVQILDEALPVFQKCSLFLASPGQKKGKSIFSPRPRSVSCTELISRTQMSRKLSLDLEQKLNELAVHSHGVSTIPFKENSKARSLQHFFSSNDAASVIFQNNDQTSSQKCSEFVRTPDLSNDTLTESNIESLRLQEHFFVDHPLKEPTHVEDPRRSLASPLLSPTALSQQQTIVYSIPLPEQTFPVSEPHTPLPIQLALFLTQTPLDARPKIYPLTDIPKSLSMDDTDGAASLDSSAYKRLRNPKYDSWKKGNHRTVDIPDLSRSQPTEPESKISVHRGKSSLPRSHPPTRDNERRGALFFTQKKLHKETDCSKPGTMQRSSRHVGLLGRQESIDSSNNSDFSDSPLLQTSGGFDSGALLNLSSASSSTGSTSMSPPAQSKLHGKIPRLVRSQTEETSKLLKK; encoded by the exons ATGCCAGCTATAGGTAACGTCACCTGCCTGAATGGGACAGCGGGAGGCACCCCGAGCAACG AAAAGGATGACCTCAACGCCCTACTGTACATCGTCGTCACCCTTCTCTTCTACTCGATGGGTATTATCATTGGCATCATTACGTACTTGAAACGAGAGCAAGCTGAGATGGAAGAGGATAAGATGTTTGAAATGTACCTACAGCTCAAAAGGGAGCCCTTCAACCTTCACAAGAAGGAACGCGTCCAGCAAATGGCCATCTACCTCAAGCAGCTGGAGGAGCGACGGGAAGCAAGGGAGAGAGTTGAAAACTGGAGAACCGCTGACAACCAGCAGCAGCACCACCCTTCATGTCGCCTCCACTCCTCGTTTCTTGCCGGATCTGAAGGCTTGGCTGGCCACGCGTTCGGTCCTCCCAGAGTGAACGACGCCGAGTGGGCAGAGACTGGTGGCGGGCCCGCCCTACTTTGCTCCCTATCTCTTGGAGTGTGCGAGCCTCTGCTGACTCCGGAAACAATCAAGCGAGTTGCTTTTCCTGATGTTCCGAGCACAGACATGGACACTAAAGATATTGGctattttcaccaaactcagCTTCGATGCCAGTGTGGAGCAATTAAAAGCGCCTTCAAAGGGAGCTCACCAGTAAAATTATCTTCCGCCATTAAGAAAACAGCAATCAGCGCCCAGATGGTTTGCCCCAACCAGTGTACAGATAAGGTCGATATATGCACAAGACAACTTTTCAAAAACCTAGATAACTCTGTTACCTCTCGAGATTTCTGTGATGTTACCCAGGTAGATGTACAGATATTAGACGAAGCATTACCCGTCTTCCAAAAATGTTCACTTTTTCTTGCATCTCCGGGCCAAAAGAAgggaaaatccattttttctcCCAGGCCAAGGAGCGTGTCCTGCACGGAGCTTATAAGCCGCACGCAAATGTCCCGCAAACTtagcttagatctagaacaaaaacTCAACGAGCTGGCAGTGCACAGCCACGGTGTGTCGACGATTCCTTTCAAAGAAAACTCAAAAGCGAGATCTTTGCAGCACTTTTTCTCGTCCAACGATGCAGCATCTGTCATCTTTCAGAACAACGACCAGACATCGAGCCAGAAATGCTCTGAGTTTGTCAGGACTCCGGACCTTAGCAACGACACGTTGACAGAAAGTAATATTGAAAGTCTCCGCTTGcaggaacatttttttgtggATCATCCTTTAAAGGAGCCTACACATGTGGAGGATCCAAGAAGATCGTTAGCTTCACCTTTACTTAGCCCTACTGCATTATCTCAACAACAAACAATTGTATATTCTATACCACTTCCAGAACAAACATTTCCAGTGTCAGAGCCACACACTCCACTTCCAATTCAGCTAGCGCTCTTTCTAACGCAAACTCCGTTAGACGCCAGACCTAAAATCTACCCATTGACAGACATTCCAAAGTCCTTGAGTATGGACGACACAGATGGTGCCGCTTCTCTGGACTCTTCAGCATACAAACGTCTTCGTAATCCTAAATACGATTCTTGGAAAAAGGGAAATCACAGGACTGTAGATATCCCCGATTTGTCACGATCACAGCCCACCGAGCCAGAAAGCAAAATCTCTGTTCACCGCGGAAAGAGTTCTTTGCCAAGGAGTCACCCTCCTACAAGAGACAATGAGAGAAGGGGAGCTTTATTTTTTACACAGAAAAAGCTGCACAAAGAAACAGACTGTTCTAAACCGGGAACAATGCAGCGTTCTTCTAGGCATGTTGGCCTACTAGGCAGACAGGAGAGTATTGATTCATCCAACAATTCGGACTTTTCTGACTCGCCGCTCCTGCAGACGAGTGGTGGGTTCGACAGTGGGGCGCTTCTCAACTTGTCCAGCGCTTCTTCATCCACGGGGTCAACGTCCATGTCCCCTCCCGCGCAGAGCAAGCTCCATGGGAAAATCCCTCGCCTTGTGAGGTCACAGACAGAAGAGACTtcaaaacttttgaaaaaataG
- the LOC106052249 gene encoding E3 ubiquitin-protein ligase RNF113A-like, with translation MSDSEKQDKPTFSFKKINRKRAVRKQRNESSDDGSGKSDSDDGNVAVRQMVTKKKNNPMVQSTKRLKLGTTGVTNSSSDDNSDQDTASITVSYKSSRSGKREGPDDMGATSVMEIDTQADRDAQAILERSLQLQKELKEKEDDKIYRGINNYHQYYEIKDSIHGNAESGKNRYGPLRAPAHLRSTVRWDYQPDICKDYKETGFCGFGDSCKFLHDRSDYKHGWQLEREMEQGTYGAKDEQNYEISSDEDDLPFKCFICRNSFKDPVTTKCKHYFCEKCALGHYKKSKRCFVCGEPTGGIFNPAKDVIAKMEKVKQNEMLIPDDERDESEDFVPIS, from the exons atgtcGGATAGTGAAAAGCAAGATAAACCTACCTTTtcatttaagaaaataaatcgCAAACGGGCAGTTAGGAAGCAACGTAACGAAAGCAGTGATG ATGGTTCAGGGAAGAGTGACAGTGATGATGGAAATGTAGCTGTGCGTCAAATGGTGACCAAGAAAAAGAACAATCCTATGGTGCAATCA acaaaaAGGCTTAAATTAGGGACCACAGGTGTAACTAACAGCTCTAGTGATGACAACAGTGACCAAGATACTGCAAGTATTACAGTCAGCTATAAGTCGAGCAGGTCAGGG AAACGTGAAGGACCAGATGATATGGGTGCCACTTCTGTTATGGAGATAGACACCCAGGCTGATAGAGATGCTCAAGCAATCTTAGAACGTAGTTTACAACTTCAGAAG GagctgaaagaaaaagaagatgataaaaTATACAGAGGTATCAACAATTATCATCAATATTATGAGATCAAAGATTCTATTCATGGAAATGCAGAGAGTGGAAAAAACAG ATACGGCCCTTTGAGAGCTCCAGCACATTTAAGGTCAACAGTTCGCTGGGACTATCAACCTGATATTTGTAAAGATTACAAAGAAACAGGATTCTGTGGCTTTGGTG attCTTGTAAGTTCCTCCATGATCGATCAGACTATAAACATGGATGGCAGTTAGAAAGAGAAATGGAACAAGGAACTTATGGTGCAAAAG ATGAGCAGAACTATGAAATTAGCAGTGATGAGGATGATCTCCCTTTTAAGTGCTTCATCTGCAGAAATTCCTTCAAAGATCCTGTGACCACAAA GTGTAAACATTACTTCTGTGAGAAATGTGCCTTGGGCCATTATAAAAAGTCCAAGAGATGTTTTGTATGTGGTGAACCTACAGGAGGAATTTTTAATCCTGCCAAAG atgtcaTTGCCAAAATggaaaaagtgaaacaaaatgaaatgctaaTTCCAGATGATGAGAGAGATGAGTCAGAAGACTTTGTTCCTATTTCTTGA